In Helicobacter sp. 12S02232-10, the following proteins share a genomic window:
- the tuf gene encoding elongation factor Tu translates to MAKEKFVKTKPHVNIGTIGHVDHGKTTLSAAISAVLSLKGLAEMKDYDNIDNAPEEKERGITIATSHIEYETENRHYAHVDCPGHADYVKNMITGAAQMDGAILVVSAADGPMPQTREHILLSRQVGVPYIVVFLNKQDMVDDQELLDLVEMEVRELLSAYEFPGDNTPIVAGSALKALEEAKGGNVGEWGEKILKLMAEVDSYIPTPERDTDKTFLMPVEDVFSIAGRGTVVTGRIERGIVKVGDEVEIVGIRDTQKTTVTGVEMFRKELDKGEAGDNVGVLLRGTKKEDVIRGMVLCKPGSITPHKKFEGEIYVLSKEEGGRHTPFFDGYRPQFYVRTTDVTGSIKLPEGVEMVMPGDNIKINVELISPIALELGTKFAIREGGRTVGAGVVTKIIE, encoded by the coding sequence ATGGCGAAGGAAAAATTTGTCAAAACTAAACCCCATGTTAATATCGGGACTATTGGACACGTTGACCATGGTAAAACTACATTGAGTGCCGCTATTTCTGCTGTTTTGTCTCTTAAGGGTCTTGCTGAAATGAAAGACTATGACAACATAGACAATGCCCCAGAAGAAAAAGAAAGAGGTATTACAATTGCGACTTCTCATATTGAATATGAAACAGAAAATAGGCATTATGCCCACGTAGATTGCCCTGGACACGCAGACTATGTAAAAAATATGATCACAGGTGCAGCTCAAATGGATGGTGCAATATTGGTTGTTTCTGCAGCAGATGGTCCTATGCCTCAAACAAGAGAGCACATTCTTCTGTCTAGACAAGTAGGCGTTCCCTATATCGTGGTATTTTTAAATAAGCAAGATATGGTTGATGATCAAGAATTGCTTGATTTGGTTGAAATGGAAGTCAGAGAGCTTTTAAGTGCTTATGAATTCCCTGGTGATAATACTCCGATTGTTGCAGGGTCAGCTTTAAAAGCACTAGAAGAAGCTAAAGGTGGCAATGTCGGAGAATGGGGTGAAAAAATCCTCAAATTGATGGCAGAAGTTGATAGCTATATCCCAACTCCTGAAAGAGATACCGATAAAACTTTCTTGATGCCAGTTGAAGATGTTTTTTCTATTGCTGGTAGAGGAACTGTTGTAACAGGTAGAATTGAAAGAGGGATTGTAAAAGTTGGTGATGAAGTTGAAATTGTAGGTATTAGAGATACTCAAAAAACTACCGTTACCGGTGTTGAAATGTTTAGAAAAGAGTTGGATAAAGGTGAAGCCGGAGATAACGTCGGTGTTCTTTTGAGAGGAACTAAAAAAGAAGATGTTATTAGAGGTATGGTTTTGTGTAAGCCAGGTTCAATTACCCCTCATAAAAAATTTGAAGGCGAGATTTATGTTCTTTCAAAAGAAGAGGGTGGTAGACATACTCCATTCTTTGATGGTTATCGCCCTCAATTCTATGTTCGAACTACAGATGTAACCGGTTCTATCAAATTACCAGAAGGTGTTGAAATGGTTATGCCTGGCGACAATATAAAAATCAATGTTGAATTGATCAGTCCAATCGCTTTGGAGCTTGGAACCAAGTTTGCAATCAGAGAAGGTGGTCGAACAGTTGGTGCAGGTGTTGTAACAAAGATTATTGAGTAG
- the rpmG gene encoding 50S ribosomal protein L33 produces the protein MKVKIGLKCSECGDINYSTTKNAKTNTEKLELKKFCPRLNKHTIHKEVKLKS, from the coding sequence ATGAAAGTTAAAATAGGGCTAAAATGTTCTGAATGTGGTGATATTAACTACAGCACAACAAAGAATGCTAAAACAAATACGGAAAAACTGGAGCTCAAAAAATTCTGCCCTAGGCTTAATAAACATACTATTCATAAGGAAGTTAAGCTAAAAAGCTAG
- the secE gene encoding preprotein translocase subunit SecE → MKKIFVYYRLAKEELSKVIFPTKEQIRNASISVVVVVTIITLFLALVDLILSASVSSIL, encoded by the coding sequence ATGAAAAAAATATTCGTATATTATAGATTGGCTAAAGAAGAATTATCAAAGGTAATTTTTCCTACTAAAGAACAAATAAGGAATGCTTCGATATCTGTTGTCGTTGTTGTTACTATTATTACTTTGTTTTTAGCACTAGTTGATCTTATTTTGTCTGCTTCTGTATCTAGTATTCTGTAA
- the nusG gene encoding transcription termination/antitermination protein NusG, with amino-acid sequence MSLDWYAIQTYSGSEQAVKRAIENLVKENNIGDRLKEIVVPTEDIIEVSKKSKNKVTEQSLYPGYVFIKVDLDTALWHKIQSLPKVGRFIGESKKPTPLSEADINHILEKVKNRAAPKPKISFDPGEVVRIVEGPFANFTATVEEYDIEHRKLKLNVSIFGRNTPIEILYSQVEKIV; translated from the coding sequence ATGTCATTAGATTGGTATGCTATACAGACTTATTCGGGTAGCGAGCAGGCTGTTAAAAGAGCAATTGAGAATCTTGTCAAAGAAAACAATATAGGCGATCGGTTAAAAGAGATTGTAGTTCCTACCGAAGATATTATTGAGGTTTCCAAAAAGAGCAAGAATAAAGTAACTGAACAAAGCCTTTATCCAGGTTATGTTTTTATCAAGGTTGATTTAGACACTGCTCTTTGGCATAAGATACAATCTCTTCCTAAGGTCGGTAGATTTATAGGTGAGAGTAAAAAGCCAACACCTCTTAGTGAAGCTGATATTAACCACATTCTTGAAAAGGTTAAAAATCGTGCTGCACCTAAACCAAAAATTTCTTTTGATCCTGGTGAAGTTGTGCGAATTGTGGAGGGTCCTTTTGCGAATTTTACGGCAACGGTTGAGGAATATGATATTGAACATAGAAAATTAAAATTAAATGTTTCTATTTTTGGTAGAAATACTCCTATAGAAATACTATATTCACAAGTAGAAAAAATAGTATAA
- the rplK gene encoding 50S ribosomal protein L11 has protein sequence MAKKIVGELKLQIPAGKANPSPPVGPALGQRGVNIMEFCKAFNEKTKDMGSFNIPVVITVYQDKSFTFITKKPPVTDLIKKAAGIAKGSDNPLKNKIAKLTQKQVEEIATFKMEDLNANTLEAAKNIVSGSARSMGVEIVN, from the coding sequence ATGGCAAAGAAAATTGTTGGGGAGCTTAAGCTTCAAATTCCTGCTGGCAAAGCAAATCCTTCTCCACCTGTGGGACCTGCTTTGGGTCAAAGAGGGGTTAATATTATGGAATTTTGCAAAGCTTTCAATGAAAAAACAAAAGATATGGGTAGTTTTAATATTCCGGTAGTTATTACGGTTTATCAGGATAAGAGTTTTACTTTTATCACAAAAAAACCTCCTGTTACAGATTTGATTAAAAAGGCTGCAGGTATTGCAAAGGGTTCAGATAATCCATTGAAAAACAAGATTGCAAAATTGACTCAAAAACAAGTAGAGGAAATTGCAACTTTCAAAATGGAAGATTTGAATGCCAATACCCTTGAAGCAGCTAAAAATATTGTCTCTGGCAGTGCAAGAAGTATGGGTGTGGAAATCGTTAATTAG
- the rplA gene encoding 50S ribosomal protein L1: protein MEKKVAKRLQGLLSKVDSNRIYDISSGVSTVKSLASAKFDETVEVALRLGVDPRHADQMIRGAVVLPHGTGKKIRVAVFAKGIKADEARNAGADIVGDEDLAEEIKNGNLNFDMVIATPDMMALVGKVGRILGPKGLMPNPKTGTVTMEIAKAVTNAKSGQVNFRVDKKGNIHAPIGKASFTEEKIKENILEFLKIVNRLKPASAKGKYIRGGILSLTMSPSIKLDSQELMDVK from the coding sequence ATGGAAAAAAAGGTAGCCAAAAGATTGCAAGGTTTACTTTCAAAAGTTGATAGTAATCGTATATATGATATAAGCAGTGGAGTAAGTACTGTTAAGTCTTTAGCATCTGCTAAATTTGACGAAACAGTAGAAGTAGCTCTTAGGCTTGGCGTAGACCCAAGACATGCCGATCAAATGATAAGAGGCGCTGTTGTATTGCCTCACGGAACGGGTAAAAAAATCAGAGTTGCTGTTTTTGCCAAAGGCATTAAAGCTGATGAAGCTAGAAATGCAGGGGCAGATATTGTTGGTGATGAGGATTTGGCAGAAGAAATCAAAAACGGTAATTTGAATTTTGATATGGTGATTGCAACCCCTGATATGATGGCACTTGTTGGAAAAGTTGGAAGAATATTGGGACCAAAGGGATTGATGCCAAACCCAAAAACTGGAACTGTAACAATGGAAATTGCTAAGGCGGTTACAAATGCCAAAAGCGGTCAGGTTAATTTCAGGGTTGATAAAAAAGGCAATATTCATGCCCCTATTGGAAAGGCAAGTTTTACTGAAGAAAAAATTAAAGAGAATATATTGGAATTTTTAAAAATAGTCAATCGTTTGAAACCTGCTAGTGCAAAAGGAAAATATATTCGAGGCGGCATATTGTCATTAACAATGTCTCCATCAATCAAGCTCGATTCTCAAGAGTTGATGGACGTTAAATAA
- the rplJ gene encoding 50S ribosomal protein L10: MTKLQKNQTVEYLTAEFINASALIVCDYKGLAVKNLEELRMSARSLQIKVQVVKNTLAEISMKNAQYPDLDLKNTNIFIWGQDQIALSKLVAKFGQDHKDKFAIKAGCFDKEKVDADHIMAISKLPSKEELIGMLLSVWTAPARYFVTGLDNLKKQKEQE; encoded by the coding sequence ATGACCAAACTTCAAAAAAATCAGACAGTTGAGTATCTGACAGCGGAGTTTATTAATGCATCTGCTTTGATTGTATGCGACTATAAAGGTCTTGCGGTTAAAAATTTAGAAGAGCTTAGAATGTCTGCTAGAAGTCTGCAGATCAAGGTTCAGGTGGTTAAAAACACTTTAGCAGAAATTTCTATGAAGAATGCCCAGTACCCTGATTTGGATTTAAAGAATACAAATATTTTTATTTGGGGACAAGATCAAATAGCATTGTCTAAATTAGTCGCTAAATTCGGGCAAGATCATAAGGATAAATTTGCGATTAAAGCAGGATGTTTTGATAAAGAGAAAGTTGATGCTGATCATATTATGGCAATTTCGAAGTTGCCAAGCAAAGAAGAGCTTATTGGAATGCTATTGTCTGTTTGGACAGCTCCAGCTAGGTATTTTGTCACAGGATTAGATAATCTTAAAAAACAAAAAGAACAAGAATAA
- the rplL gene encoding 50S ribosomal protein L7/L12 produces the protein MAITKEEILDYIGNLSVLELSELVKAFEEKFGVSAAPTVVAGAAAAGGAAAVEEKTEFNVVLIDSGANKINVIKAVREITGLGLKEAKEATENTPHTLKEGINKEDAENFKKKLEEAGAKVEIK, from the coding sequence ATGGCGATTACAAAAGAAGAGATTTTAGATTATATTGGAAATTTATCAGTTCTTGAACTATCAGAACTTGTCAAAGCTTTTGAAGAAAAGTTTGGTGTAAGTGCTGCTCCAACCGTCGTTGCTGGAGCTGCTGCTGCAGGAGGTGCTGCGGCTGTTGAAGAAAAAACTGAATTTAACGTTGTTTTAATTGATAGCGGTGCTAATAAAATCAACGTTATTAAGGCAGTTAGAGAAATTACGGGGCTTGGTTTGAAAGAAGCCAAAGAAGCCACTGAAAATACTCCTCATACATTAAAAGAAGGTATCAACAAAGAAGATGCTGAGAATTTCAAGAAAAAACTTGAGGAAGCTGGCGCTAAGGTTGAAATTAAGTAA